A stretch of the Capsicum annuum cultivar UCD-10X-F1 chromosome 8, UCD10Xv1.1, whole genome shotgun sequence genome encodes the following:
- the LOC124886551 gene encoding uncharacterized protein LOC124886551 → MAATNLDATFDRINDDIEEIKWHVERLRQLLPKLIPQNPTFLVQSPCAESFPNEEVGYPDPHQGKEEIETSLVLDIELIESEALASSKSVREIDHAFFRLNVLFEDDINTPNEPSGENDGIASLEGYSRYANPLWCDNIPPKDGNLFLEDESTLMGKKCVVSEISTLGSTLGVHDDQFTLKCSSLLEHVNSVLKNSQVSDDLYRIDLDNAHDSLNILCGKSIAVSFVHRDHVYENIFVCECGSDILGEGSASLGLGPWLIFLFDPDTLLECRNLYTPHLMLGQDG, encoded by the coding sequence atggctgccactaATCTTGATGCCACGTTTGATCGCATCAATGacgatattgaagaaataaaatggcacgtggaaaggctacgccaattgttGCCTAAACTTATCCCACAAAATCCAACTTTCCTTGTCCAATCACCTTGTGCCGAGAGCTTCCCAAATGAAGAGGTGGGCTACCCCgacccacaccaaggtaaagaggagattgaaacatctttggtacttgatattgaacttatagagagcgaagcacttgctagttccaaatctgtccgtgagatagatcatgcttTCTTTAGGCttaatgttttgtttgaagatgatataaacactcctaatgaacctagtggtgaaaatgatggtatagcttcccttgaaggctatagccgatatgctaacccactatggtgtgacaacattcctcctaaagatggaaatctcttcttggaagatgagagtactcttatgggcaagAAATGTGTAGTCTCGGAAATAAGTACTCTTGGTAGTACTCTTGGtgtgcatgatgatcaatttactcttaaatgtagttcactacttgagcatgtgaatagtgtgcttaaaaattctcaagttagtgatgatctctatagaattgatcttgataatgcacatgactctttgaacatcttgtgtggtaaaagcattgcagttagttttgttcatagagaccatgtgtatgaaaatatttttgtgtgtgagtgtgggagtgacattctaggggaagggAGTGCTAGCCTCGGCTTAGGACCTTGGCTAATTTTTCTATTTGATCCCGACACTCTCTTGGAATGTAGAAATCTCTATACTCCCCACTTAATGCTTGGTCAAGACGGCTAG